In a genomic window of Vicinamibacterales bacterium:
- a CDS encoding AroM family protein, whose translation MTAPSLGTVTIGQAPRPDVVPVLEAHLPPGVSAVHVGVLDRLGPEEIAAGFAPRPNQPRMVTRLADGRPVELDAGAAEAGVQRKLHELEDAGCSVVLVLCTGVFRGLRTRRSWLIEPDRILPALVGGLVGPRKVGIVSPLGMPLDAARRKWAALQVPPRVAVALPYVSGEDAVSAAALELKRAGADLLLMDCVGYTDRHRRAAARAADLPVLLSNELIARVTGACFLGDAS comes from the coding sequence ATGACGGCGCCGTCGCTCGGCACCGTCACGATCGGCCAGGCGCCGCGGCCCGACGTCGTGCCCGTGCTCGAGGCGCACCTGCCGCCGGGCGTGTCCGCCGTGCACGTCGGCGTGCTCGATCGGCTCGGTCCCGAGGAGATCGCGGCCGGTTTCGCGCCGCGTCCGAACCAGCCGCGCATGGTCACGCGCCTCGCCGACGGGCGGCCGGTGGAGCTCGACGCCGGCGCGGCCGAGGCCGGCGTGCAGCGGAAGCTCCACGAGCTCGAGGATGCCGGCTGCTCGGTGGTCCTGGTCCTCTGCACGGGCGTCTTCCGCGGGCTGCGGACCCGGCGGTCGTGGCTCATCGAGCCCGATCGCATCCTGCCGGCGCTCGTCGGCGGGCTCGTCGGTCCACGGAAGGTCGGCATCGTCTCGCCGCTCGGCATGCCCCTCGACGCGGCGCGCCGCAAGTGGGCGGCGCTCCAGGTGCCCCCGCGGGTCGCCGTGGCGCTGCCGTACGTGTCCGGCGAGGACGCCGTCTCGGCCGCGGCGCTTGAGCTGAAGCGCGCCGGCGCCGACCTGCTGCTCATGGACTGCGTCGGCTACACGGACCGCCACCGGCGCGCGGCCGCGCGGGCCGCGGACCTGCCCGTGCTGCTCTCGAACGAGCTCATCGCGCGCGTCACGGGCGCCTGCTTCCTCGGAGACGCGTCGTGA
- a CDS encoding DUF1177 domain-containing protein: protein MSLGHTLAVFEALDSPRACGATVEALVEAGEGVSIDVERVSGPKGATDFVRVVVAGRHGRRAGGEAPTLGVVGRLGGVGARPSRIGLVSDADGAVAAVAIARKLAFMRREGDVLDGDVVVATHICPDAPTRPHQPVDFMDSPVSIEEMNHREVSPEMAAVLSIDTTKGNRVLNTRGFALSPTVKEGWILRVAPDLLRLAEITTGRAPVTFPITMQDITPYGNGVDHLNSILQPATATDAPVVGLAIAAETAVPGCATGASHEVDIAEAVRFAIEVAKEVGRGACRFHDEAEFARLVALYGDMRRLQGGGAR from the coding sequence ATGAGCTTGGGTCACACCCTCGCGGTGTTCGAGGCGCTCGACTCGCCGCGCGCGTGCGGGGCGACGGTGGAGGCGCTGGTGGAGGCCGGCGAGGGCGTGTCGATCGACGTGGAGCGCGTGTCGGGGCCGAAGGGCGCCACCGACTTCGTGCGTGTCGTCGTCGCCGGCCGTCACGGCCGGCGCGCGGGCGGCGAGGCGCCCACGCTGGGCGTCGTCGGACGGCTGGGCGGTGTCGGCGCCCGCCCGTCGAGGATCGGCCTCGTCTCGGACGCGGACGGCGCCGTGGCGGCCGTGGCCATCGCCCGGAAGCTGGCGTTCATGCGCCGCGAGGGCGACGTGCTCGACGGCGACGTCGTCGTGGCCACGCACATCTGCCCCGACGCGCCGACCAGGCCGCACCAGCCCGTGGACTTCATGGACTCGCCGGTGTCGATCGAGGAGATGAACCACCGCGAGGTCTCGCCCGAGATGGCGGCCGTCCTGTCCATCGACACGACGAAGGGCAACCGCGTCCTCAACACGCGCGGCTTCGCCCTCTCGCCGACCGTCAAGGAAGGCTGGATCCTGCGCGTGGCGCCGGACCTCCTGCGCCTGGCCGAGATCACGACCGGCCGTGCGCCCGTGACCTTTCCCATCACCATGCAGGACATCACGCCCTACGGCAACGGCGTGGATCACCTCAACAGCATCCTGCAGCCCGCCACGGCCACCGACGCCCCGGTCGTGGGCCTGGCCATCGCCGCCGAGACGGCCGTCCCGGGCTGCGCGACGGGCGCCAGCCACGAGGTGGACATCGCCGAGGCCGTGCGCTTCGCGATCGAGGTGGCGAAGGAGGTGGGGCGGGGCGCCTGTCGCTTCCACGACGAGGCGGAGTTCGCCCGGCTGGTCGCCCTCTACGGCGACATGCGCCGCCTGCAGGGCGGAGGCGCGCGATGA
- the pepE gene encoding dipeptidase PepE, with protein MNLLLLSNSRNTGGEYLVHALDAFKALAGDRRTAWFVPFAGVTVSWDDYTGMVRAALAPVGLTVTGAHERPRPEAGDVLLVGGGNTFHLLAECRRRGLLPLLRDLARQGRPYAGWSAGANLACPTIRTTNDMPIVDPGGFDALGLVPFQINPHFTNVLPPGHQGETREQRLAEFVTANPAVHVLGVPEGDWITVRGGETRLAGPKDAVWIRHGHAPAAVAPGPLPAAMLG; from the coding sequence GTGAACCTCCTGCTGCTCAGCAACTCGCGCAACACCGGCGGCGAGTACCTCGTCCACGCGCTCGACGCGTTCAAGGCGCTGGCCGGGGACCGGCGCACGGCGTGGTTCGTGCCGTTCGCCGGCGTGACCGTCTCCTGGGACGACTACACCGGCATGGTGCGGGCGGCGCTCGCCCCGGTCGGCCTGACCGTGACGGGCGCGCACGAGCGCCCGCGGCCGGAGGCCGGCGACGTGCTCCTCGTCGGTGGCGGCAACACGTTCCATCTGCTGGCGGAGTGCCGCAGGCGCGGCCTCCTGCCGCTCCTCCGGGATCTCGCCCGCCAGGGCCGGCCCTACGCGGGCTGGAGCGCGGGCGCGAACCTGGCGTGTCCCACGATCCGCACGACCAACGACATGCCGATCGTGGACCCCGGCGGCTTCGACGCGCTGGGGCTGGTGCCGTTCCAGATCAACCCGCACTTCACCAACGTCCTGCCGCCGGGGCACCAGGGCGAGACGCGGGAGCAGCGCCTGGCCGAATTCGTCACCGCGAACCCGGCCGTCCACGTCCTGGGCGTGCCCGAGGGCGACTGGATCACCGTGCGCGGCGGCGAGACGCGGCTCGCGGGCCCGAAGGACGCCGTGTGGATCCGCCACGGGCACGCGCCGGCTGCCGTGGCGCCGGGCCCGCTGCCCGCCGCGATGCTCGGCTGA
- a CDS encoding OPT/YSL family transporter: MSHPRALHPSVLVPLLGISAAGAVVGVQLLTSLGVTPNTSLVGAVLAMVLGRIPLVGLGVFRSMHAQNLAQSAMSAATFGAANSLLLPIGVPYLFGRPDLVAPMLAGVAGAMFLDAYVLYRLFGSRVFPADGAWPHGVAAAEAIRAGDAGGAAARRLLASLAAGAGGAWLGLPASAFGIACIGNPWALAMFGLGLLASGYASRLAGVDLAGQYVPHGMMIGAGLVALVQVVAQLASRRHGGRAGDRAVPDRHLRTALVLGAWGFVGLAAALALATGLAAAMPVWQVAAFVLYAAAAAFLHELIVGLAAMHSGWFPAFAVALITLLVGVLAGFPPVALAVLTGFSVATGPAFADMGYDLKTGYLLRGRGDDPAFEAEGRRQQFVAATLAFAVALAVVALTWPAYFARDLVPPVARVYVATISAGVAPGVAQSLILWAVPGGLLQLAGGSARQLGVLLSTGLLIANPVAGWGVLAGLATRFVWTRLLSRPSASLEVVAAGVIAGDAVWSFGDAIVRTPRGSA; the protein is encoded by the coding sequence GTGAGCCATCCGCGCGCCCTCCACCCGTCCGTCCTCGTGCCGCTCCTGGGCATCAGCGCGGCCGGGGCGGTGGTGGGCGTGCAGCTGCTGACCTCGCTCGGCGTCACGCCCAACACGTCGCTGGTCGGCGCGGTGCTGGCGATGGTGCTCGGGCGGATCCCGCTGGTGGGCCTCGGCGTGTTCCGATCGATGCACGCCCAGAACCTCGCGCAGAGCGCCATGTCCGCCGCGACCTTCGGCGCCGCCAACTCGCTGCTCCTGCCGATTGGCGTCCCCTATCTCTTCGGGCGGCCCGACCTCGTCGCGCCCATGCTGGCGGGCGTGGCCGGGGCGATGTTCCTCGACGCCTACGTGCTCTATCGCCTCTTCGGCAGCCGGGTGTTCCCGGCCGACGGCGCCTGGCCCCACGGCGTGGCCGCCGCCGAGGCGATTCGCGCGGGCGACGCCGGTGGCGCCGCGGCGCGGCGGCTGCTCGCGAGCCTCGCGGCCGGGGCTGGCGGCGCGTGGCTCGGCCTGCCCGCCTCCGCCTTCGGCATCGCCTGCATCGGCAATCCGTGGGCGCTGGCGATGTTCGGCCTCGGGCTGCTCGCCAGCGGCTACGCCTCCCGCCTGGCCGGCGTCGACCTGGCCGGGCAGTACGTGCCGCACGGCATGATGATCGGCGCGGGACTCGTGGCGCTCGTTCAGGTGGTCGCGCAGCTGGCCTCGCGCCGGCACGGCGGACGCGCCGGGGACCGCGCCGTCCCGGATCGCCACCTGCGGACGGCCCTGGTCCTCGGGGCGTGGGGCTTCGTCGGCCTCGCCGCGGCGCTGGCGCTCGCGACGGGGCTGGCGGCGGCGATGCCGGTCTGGCAGGTCGCGGCCTTCGTGCTCTACGCGGCCGCGGCGGCGTTCCTGCACGAGCTGATCGTGGGCCTGGCGGCCATGCACTCCGGCTGGTTCCCGGCGTTCGCCGTGGCGCTCATCACCCTGCTCGTGGGGGTGCTCGCCGGCTTTCCGCCCGTCGCGCTGGCCGTGCTCACGGGCTTCTCGGTGGCGACGGGCCCGGCCTTCGCCGACATGGGCTACGACCTGAAGACCGGCTACCTGCTGCGCGGCCGCGGCGACGATCCCGCCTTCGAGGCCGAGGGCCGCCGCCAGCAGTTCGTGGCCGCCACGCTCGCCTTCGCCGTGGCGCTCGCGGTGGTGGCCCTGACCTGGCCGGCGTACTTCGCGCGGGACCTGGTGCCGCCGGTCGCGCGCGTCTACGTGGCCACCATCAGCGCCGGGGTGGCGCCGGGCGTGGCGCAGTCGCTGATACTCTGGGCGGTGCCGGGCGGGCTCCTCCAACTGGCCGGCGGCTCGGCCAGGCAGCTCGGCGTGCTGCTGTCGACGGGGCTGCTCATCGCAAACCCCGTCGCCGGCTGGGGCGTCCTGGCCGGCCTGGCCACGCGGTTCGTGTGGACGCGGCTGCTGTCCCGGCCGTCCGCGTCGCTGGAAGTGGTGGCCGCCGGCGTCATCGCGGGGGACGCCGTGTGGTCGTTCGGCGATGCGATCGTCCGGACTCCGCGCGGTTCCGCGTAG
- a CDS encoding peptidyl-alpha-hydroxyglycine alpha-amidating lyase family protein: MPPFVRSLALGASLCALAVSATSLLAQQPAPARPRGASAPPEHAAVTPINHLPNPYETVRNFGALPDGRRWGSVSAVAVDVDGRHVWAGDRCGANSCAGSAVNPIVKLDPSGKVVAQFGAGQILWPHGIDVDRQGNVWVADARAATPDELKTFPNAAGKGHTVMKFSPQGRLLMTLGTPGEAGSPPSKFTEPNDVAIAPDGSIFVAEAHNDQFMDENAPAGVGRISKFAPDGRFIKSFGSYGYGPGQFRGAHALAFDSQGRLFVADRGNRRLQIFDQDGTHLATWYQFSRISGLAIAADDTLYAIDSESDDNYNPGWRKGLRVGSAKTGEVWYFVPEHVSRQASGMGGYGSMGEGVTVDAQGVVYAGEVGPIQGLTKFIPRLRR; the protein is encoded by the coding sequence ATGCCGCCATTCGTCCGGTCCCTTGCCCTTGGCGCCAGCCTCTGCGCGCTGGCCGTCTCCGCCACGTCCCTCCTCGCCCAGCAGCCGGCGCCGGCGCGGCCGCGCGGCGCCTCGGCGCCGCCCGAGCACGCGGCGGTCACCCCGATCAACCACCTGCCGAATCCCTACGAGACCGTGCGGAACTTCGGCGCGCTGCCGGACGGCCGCCGCTGGGGATCGGTGAGCGCGGTCGCGGTGGACGTGGACGGGCGCCACGTCTGGGCCGGCGATCGGTGCGGCGCCAATTCGTGCGCCGGATCGGCCGTGAATCCGATCGTGAAGCTGGACCCGTCGGGCAAGGTCGTGGCGCAGTTCGGCGCCGGCCAGATCCTGTGGCCCCACGGCATCGACGTCGATCGGCAGGGCAACGTGTGGGTGGCCGACGCGCGCGCCGCCACGCCCGACGAACTGAAGACGTTCCCGAACGCCGCCGGCAAGGGCCACACGGTGATGAAGTTCAGCCCGCAGGGCCGGCTGCTGATGACGCTCGGCACGCCCGGCGAGGCCGGCAGCCCGCCGTCGAAGTTCACCGAGCCGAACGACGTCGCCATCGCGCCCGACGGCAGCATCTTCGTGGCCGAGGCGCACAACGATCAGTTCATGGACGAGAACGCGCCGGCCGGCGTCGGCCGCATCTCGAAGTTCGCGCCCGATGGGCGCTTCATCAAGAGCTTCGGGTCCTACGGCTACGGGCCCGGCCAGTTCCGCGGGGCGCACGCGCTCGCGTTCGACTCGCAGGGCCGGCTCTTCGTGGCCGACCGCGGCAACCGCCGGCTGCAGATCTTCGATCAGGACGGGACGCATCTGGCGACGTGGTATCAGTTCAGCCGCATCAGCGGGCTGGCCATCGCCGCCGACGACACGCTCTACGCCATCGACTCCGAGTCGGACGACAACTACAACCCCGGATGGCGCAAGGGCCTCCGCGTCGGCAGCGCGAAGACGGGCGAGGTCTGGTACTTCGTCCCCGAGCACGTGTCCAGGCAGGCCTCGGGCATGGGTGGCTACGGATCGATGGGCGAGGGCGTGACGGTGGACGCCCAGGGCGTCGTCTACGCCGGCGAGGTGGGGCCGATCCAGGGCCTGACGAAGTTCATCCCGCGCCTTCGGCGCTGA